One Vibrio sp. 16 genomic window carries:
- the hemN gene encoding oxygen-independent coproporphyrinogen III oxidase, with protein sequence MSQPVVASQQIVWDQAILDKYNYSGPRYTSYPTALEFHEAFTVSDYDMACTQYPERPLSLYIHIPFCHKLCYYCGCNKVITRHAHKADEYLDVLELEIRTRAALLQERKVTQLHFGGGTPTFLTKAQISRLMAILRGEFCFEGDAEISIEVDPREIELDMLDHLRGEGFNRLSIGVQDFNKEVQKLVNREQDEAFIFAMVARAKELGFRSTNLDLIYGLPKQTKDSFAETLKQVLEMQPGRLSVFNYAHMPQLFAAQRKIKDEDLPVAEEKMAILQDTIATLTDAGYQFIGMDHFAQPDDELAVAQREGVLHRNFQGYTTQGEADLVGFGVSAISMIGDAYAQNQKELKKYYAQVSDQRHALWKGVALDSDDLLRREVIKQLICNFKLDKTAIESEFDVIFNDYFKEDLELLQTFINDELVEVDGKEIRVTLRGRLLIRNICMCFDKYLRAKARQQQFSRVI encoded by the coding sequence ATGTCGCAGCCTGTCGTCGCAAGCCAACAAATTGTCTGGGATCAAGCCATACTGGATAAGTACAACTACTCTGGTCCTCGCTATACCTCTTACCCAACAGCACTCGAGTTTCATGAAGCCTTTACGGTTTCGGATTACGACATGGCTTGTACACAGTACCCAGAGCGTCCTCTTTCGCTGTACATTCACATTCCGTTTTGTCACAAGCTTTGCTACTACTGCGGCTGTAATAAAGTGATTACGCGCCATGCCCACAAAGCGGATGAGTATCTTGACGTGTTGGAGCTTGAGATCCGCACTCGAGCGGCTTTGCTTCAAGAGCGTAAAGTTACTCAACTGCACTTTGGTGGTGGCACGCCAACTTTCTTGACCAAAGCGCAAATTAGTCGTCTGATGGCCATTCTTCGTGGAGAGTTCTGCTTCGAAGGCGATGCTGAAATCAGCATTGAGGTAGACCCACGTGAAATCGAGTTGGACATGCTTGATCACCTGCGCGGCGAAGGGTTTAACCGCTTGAGCATTGGTGTGCAGGACTTCAATAAAGAAGTACAAAAACTGGTCAACCGTGAACAAGATGAAGCGTTCATTTTTGCTATGGTTGCCCGCGCAAAAGAGCTGGGCTTTCGTTCAACCAATCTCGATTTAATCTACGGATTGCCAAAGCAAACCAAAGACTCCTTTGCCGAGACGCTAAAACAAGTGCTAGAGATGCAGCCGGGTCGATTGTCCGTGTTTAACTACGCTCACATGCCCCAACTGTTTGCGGCGCAGCGTAAGATTAAAGATGAAGACCTGCCGGTCGCCGAAGAGAAGATGGCGATTCTACAAGATACTATCGCAACCCTTACCGATGCTGGCTACCAGTTTATCGGTATGGATCACTTTGCTCAGCCGGATGATGAGCTGGCGGTGGCTCAGCGTGAAGGGGTGCTTCATCGCAATTTCCAAGGTTACACGACTCAAGGTGAAGCCGATCTTGTCGGGTTCGGTGTCTCTGCGATTTCAATGATTGGTGATGCTTACGCCCAGAACCAAAAAGAGCTGAAAAAGTACTACGCGCAAGTGAGTGACCAGCGCCATGCATTATGGAAAGGGGTCGCACTGGATAGTGATGACTTACTGCGTCGTGAGGTGATTAAACAGCTCATTTGTAACTTTAAACTCGACAAAACGGCGATAGAGTCGGAGTTTGACGTGATATTTAACGACTACTTTAAAGAAGACTTAGAGCTGCTTCAGACATTTATCAACGATGAGTTGGTTGAAGTCGATGGTAAAGAAATTCGCGTGACATTGCGTGGCCGTTTGCTGATTCGTAACATCTGTATGTGTTTCGATAAGTATTTAAGAGCGAAGGCTAGGCAGCAGCAGTTCTCTCGCGTCATCTAA
- the ilvY gene encoding HTH-type transcriptional activator IlvY has product MNIKCLQLFIHLCDSKSFAKTASAMHISPSALSRQIQKLESDTNQILFVRDNRSVELTPAAKKLLPVALNIVSEWQNYNAQLNGHEEELKGEIRLFCSVTASYSHLPELLSEFRLQHPFIEFKLSTGDPAQAIEKVLADEADIAISAKPEQLPARIEFETISEIPLSVIAPVGVSNFAQELQKESPDWSVIPFIVPESGTARERANTWFKAMKIKPNIYAQVSGHEAIASMVALGCGVGIAPDVVINNSPVKEKIQRLKVVSIKPFRLGVCCKRSQLDNPLVKALWDMAQNTYIAP; this is encoded by the coding sequence ATGAACATTAAATGTCTGCAGCTGTTCATTCATCTGTGTGATAGTAAGAGTTTTGCGAAAACCGCTTCAGCGATGCATATCAGCCCATCAGCGCTCAGTAGACAAATACAAAAGCTCGAAAGCGACACTAATCAAATCTTGTTTGTGCGCGACAACCGCAGTGTTGAGCTTACTCCGGCCGCCAAGAAGCTGCTGCCCGTGGCACTCAACATTGTTAGCGAATGGCAGAATTACAATGCTCAGTTGAATGGTCATGAAGAGGAATTAAAAGGTGAGATCCGCTTGTTTTGCTCGGTGACCGCCAGTTATAGCCACCTTCCAGAGCTGCTGTCTGAGTTTAGACTCCAGCACCCTTTCATTGAATTTAAACTGTCGACTGGCGACCCTGCTCAAGCTATAGAGAAAGTTCTGGCAGACGAAGCGGATATCGCAATCTCAGCAAAACCTGAACAGCTCCCAGCACGAATCGAGTTCGAAACCATCAGTGAAATTCCACTCTCGGTTATCGCCCCAGTTGGTGTGAGCAATTTCGCCCAAGAACTGCAAAAAGAGAGCCCAGATTGGTCAGTGATCCCTTTCATTGTTCCTGAGTCAGGCACGGCCAGAGAGCGCGCCAACACTTGGTTTAAAGCAATGAAGATCAAACCCAACATTTACGCTCAAGTCTCAGGACATGAAGCAATCGCGAGTATGGTGGCATTGGGCTGTGGCGTGGGCATTGCTCCCGATGTGGTGATTAACAACAGCCCCGTCAAAGAGAAGATTCAGCGACTAAAAGTCGTCTCCATCAAGCCATTTAGGTTAGGCGTATGTTGTAAGCGCTCGCAGTTGGACAACCCCCTCGTCAAGGCGCTGTGGGATATGGCGCAGAATACGTATATCGCCCCCTAA
- the ilvC gene encoding ketol-acid reductoisomerase, producing MANYFNTLNLREQLDQLGRCRFMDRSEFATEADYLKGKKVVIVGCGAQGLNQGLNMRDSGLNVAYALRQAAIDEQRQSYKNAKENGFEVGSYENLIPEADLVINLTPDKQHTNVVETVMPLMKEGAALGYSHGFNVVEEGMQIRKDLTVVMVAPKCPGTEVREEYKRGFGVPTLIAVHPENDPKGEGWDIAKAWAAGTGGHRAGCLESSFVAEVKSDLMGEQTILCGMLQAGSIVSYEKMVADGIDPSYAGKLLQYGWETITEALKFGGITHMMDRLSNPAKIKAFELSEELKELMRPLYNKHMDDIITGEFSRTMMADWANDDANLLGWRAETGETAFENYPAGDVEISEQEYFDNGILMVAMVRAGVELAFEAMTASGIIDESAYYESLHELPLIANTVARKRLYEMNVVISDTAEYGNYLFANVATPLLREKFMPSVGTDVIGKGLGETSNQVDNATLIAVNDTIRNHPVEYIGEELRGYMTDMKNIAVGG from the coding sequence ATGGCTAACTATTTCAATACTTTAAACCTACGCGAGCAACTAGACCAATTAGGTCGTTGTCGTTTTATGGACCGCAGCGAGTTCGCAACTGAAGCGGATTACCTAAAAGGTAAGAAAGTCGTTATTGTTGGTTGTGGTGCTCAAGGCCTAAACCAAGGTCTAAACATGCGTGACTCTGGCCTAAACGTAGCCTACGCACTACGTCAGGCAGCGATTGACGAGCAGCGTCAATCTTACAAAAACGCTAAAGAGAACGGTTTTGAAGTTGGCAGCTACGAGAACCTTATTCCTGAAGCAGACCTAGTGATCAACCTAACGCCAGACAAGCAGCACACTAACGTTGTAGAAACGGTAATGCCGCTAATGAAAGAAGGCGCTGCACTGGGTTACTCACACGGCTTCAACGTGGTTGAAGAAGGCATGCAAATCCGTAAAGACCTAACGGTTGTCATGGTTGCACCTAAGTGTCCTGGTACAGAAGTACGTGAAGAGTACAAGCGTGGCTTCGGCGTTCCAACACTCATCGCTGTTCACCCAGAGAACGATCCAAAAGGTGAAGGTTGGGATATCGCCAAAGCATGGGCGGCAGGTACAGGTGGTCACCGCGCGGGCTGTCTAGAATCTTCATTCGTTGCAGAAGTTAAATCTGACCTAATGGGTGAGCAAACTATTCTATGTGGCATGCTACAAGCTGGTTCTATCGTTTCTTACGAGAAGATGGTTGCTGACGGCATCGACCCAAGCTACGCAGGTAAACTGCTACAGTACGGTTGGGAAACCATCACAGAAGCACTGAAATTCGGTGGCATCACGCACATGATGGACCGTCTATCTAACCCTGCGAAAATCAAAGCATTTGAGCTTTCTGAAGAGCTAAAAGAGCTAATGCGTCCGCTTTACAACAAGCACATGGATGACATCATCACGGGTGAATTCTCTCGCACTATGATGGCTGACTGGGCGAACGATGACGCAAACCTACTAGGCTGGCGTGCAGAGACTGGCGAAACAGCATTCGAAAACTATCCAGCAGGCGACGTAGAAATCTCTGAGCAAGAGTACTTCGACAACGGTATTTTGATGGTTGCAATGGTTCGCGCTGGTGTTGAACTAGCATTCGAAGCAATGACTGCATCAGGCATCATCGATGAATCAGCGTACTACGAATCACTACACGAGCTACCACTAATCGCAAACACAGTAGCACGTAAGCGTCTATACGAAATGAACGTCGTAATCTCAGACACAGCAGAATACGGTAACTACCTATTTGCTAACGTAGCAACGCCGCTACTACGTGAGAAGTTTATGCCTTCAGTCGGTACAGACGTAATCGGTAAAGGTCTAGGCGAAACATCTAACCAAGTTGATAACGCAACGCTAATCGCCGTAAACGATACTATCCGTAACCACCCAGTTGAGTACATCGGTGAAGAGCTACGTGGTTACATGACGGATATGAAGAACATCGCGGTAGGTGGCTAA
- a CDS encoding DUF2489 domain-containing protein, with translation MNVTLLAIAGGAIILGLASYAGYLLLQLKKQKELQLQHQKLAIEKRNANIFESVHVLCLAGIQGQCDLSEISIRLYNIMDYVQGDDRVDFDAEYPATSELFHIVKDMARGEERQNLVKKERMKQNLERHKAETRLQDAIIEELKRLQKKVQPLNNQINIQMI, from the coding sequence ATGAATGTAACCTTATTAGCCATTGCAGGTGGAGCGATTATCCTCGGCTTAGCCTCATATGCAGGTTACCTTCTGCTCCAGCTTAAGAAGCAAAAGGAGTTGCAACTGCAGCACCAAAAGCTAGCCATTGAAAAGCGAAACGCGAACATCTTTGAAAGTGTTCACGTGCTTTGTTTGGCGGGTATTCAAGGCCAATGTGATTTGTCGGAAATCAGTATTCGCCTGTACAACATCATGGATTACGTTCAAGGTGACGATAGAGTCGATTTTGACGCCGAGTATCCAGCGACATCCGAACTGTTCCATATCGTAAAAGATATGGCTCGTGGTGAAGAACGCCAGAACTTGGTTAAGAAAGAGCGCATGAAACAAAACCTTGAACGCCATAAAGCCGAAACGCGTCTACAAGATGCGATCATTGAAGAGCTCAAGCGACTGCAGAAAAAGGTTCAACCTCTCAACAACCAGATCAACATCCAAATGATCTAG
- the yihI gene encoding Der GTPase-activating protein YihI — MSRSKKVRSGGNGDVVVVRNRTQSDVEGRLRKKDKKRKGLKTGGRNSEAKASKQQTAGQKRDPRLGSKKKIPLVVEPQKKKSKADRRLSAEQELAMLENDAQLNVLLDRIEEGESLGSGLQKYVDEKLARIEVLMKQLGIYDEDESEQEEHTEQTLSRELGSDDDLLSQFEDLDLDQFKG, encoded by the coding sequence ATGAGCCGTAGTAAAAAAGTAAGATCTGGCGGTAATGGCGACGTTGTTGTCGTTCGTAATCGCACTCAATCAGATGTTGAAGGACGTCTGCGTAAAAAAGATAAAAAGCGCAAAGGCCTAAAAACAGGTGGCCGTAACTCTGAAGCTAAAGCAAGTAAGCAACAGACAGCAGGGCAGAAGCGTGATCCGCGTTTAGGCAGCAAAAAGAAAATTCCACTTGTGGTTGAGCCGCAGAAGAAAAAAAGCAAAGCGGATCGTCGTTTAAGCGCAGAGCAAGAGCTTGCAATGCTAGAAAACGATGCGCAGCTTAATGTGTTGCTAGACCGTATTGAAGAAGGTGAAAGCCTAGGTTCAGGTCTACAGAAGTACGTAGATGAGAAACTGGCGCGCATTGAAGTTCTGATGAAACAGCTTGGTATCTACGATGAAGATGAGTCAGAGCAAGAAGAGCACACCGAGCAAACGTTGAGTCGTGAACTAGGGTCTGATGACGACCTACTTTCACAATTTGAAGATTTGGATTTAGACCAATTTAAAGGATAA